Genomic DNA from Bacillus alveayuensis:
ATGCTCCGGCAGGACAGGCAACGAGCTCTTCTAAGAGAATTAGTCTTTGAGCAGTTTTCGAACCTCTTCTTCCGCAAGGTTAGTAAGATCCGCGATCTCTTTCACGTTCATTCCTTTTTTCGCTATATTACGAACAAGATGTTTCATACCTTGCTCAAATCCTTCTTCACGCCCTTGCTTCAACCCTTCTTCCAACACCGCGCGCCGTTCGCCGCGGATGTTGGATAGTTGATCGCGCAGCCATTTCAACCGCATTTCATACGCATACGATTTTCCAGACTGACGCTTAATTTTTCCCACTCCTCCAACGCTTCGCGAATTTCCTGCTCATTCATTACTAACACATCCAATTCGTTTAAAATCTCTTCATCAACCTCTCTTTTCCGCACATCAACCGCCGATAACATCATTAACCACGGCTATTCCGCTGATTTTTTCATCTCACGTCGGTATTTCTTCCATTTTACCATAAAGCGAAACGGCATCAGTCGTTTTTGACTGATGCTAGTTGAGCTAATCGGGTTCTTATCGTCCGTTGACGAATACCTGAACAGGCGAGAGTCTTACGGACGGTTAGAACGGGATAAACTGTGACAAATCAATCGCGTGGAATTCAAGGTGAGGACTCCAAAGGAAATGCTCTTTGTCTTCCCGGAGGTGAAACACGGTATGAAAGCGGTCCGTTTCGTGAGGGAATAGCGAGTAGTTGAGGATCGTGATCATAATCGTTGGCGGAAGTTCGCTATATTCCTGTCCTTTGGAAAGAGAGGACGAAAACAGCCGGGCCCAATAATACAACACGCGCTCAGGCATATCATGCTGATGGACGACTTGGATTTCAACGTTGATTCGCTCGCTGCGGTCAGTGAACACGAGCACATCCAGCCGGCTCATCTTGCCATCTTCCGTCTCTTTCGGAAGTTCGGTATTTTCATATTGCACATCAACAATCCGGTCGCGGCCGGCTCGGTTCAAAAGCCCGTTCAAAAACGCAATCGTGATTCGCTTTCGGCTCGGGTGGCCGAACAGCTGCTTGAACATAAAGTCCATTTTCAAATCGAGGTATTCTTTTGGCATAGGGGTCCATCCTTTCGGGGAAATTTTTGAAAAAATATAGAGGAATTGCTTTTATTAAAACGGAATGAAGAGGAGAAATCAAGATACTAAACAGAATTTTTCAAAAAAAAGAGAGCCTAGTGATTTTTTGGAATTACGGACTCTCTTTTTCTGATAATCTAATCATCTTCGACATACTTCGGGGTGTGTCAGGCACGCAGCCCAAGCCAACACAGGCAGATTACTAATGAACCTCTTTCTACACTCCGTTTAGAGACGGGAGGGAGAATTCTCGGAAAATGTTAAAATTCACCTTATAAAAATTTCTTCGGGGTGTTACAGGCACTGGGTCATTTACTTTTAAATTTTATCGGTTCTAACCCTTTTGAAATTCTGAAACGATAATTATACTCTAGTTGTTTAAAATCCGTTCTTTGTTGTTCAAATGGTCTAATACCAGTCTTTATTACTTGGGGACTTGGGTGATAGAGTGGATAGACGAATCGGCCATTCCATTTTGAAAATGTAGCTACATCTTTATTTAATACCAATTGGTGTGGTTCGATTTCCTTTAATGCTTCTAATGCTTTTTTACCTAATGTAACAATCACTTTAGGGTTTATTAATTCTATGATTCTAGCAAGATATGAATGACAATTCTTTATTTCCTGTTTGCTTGGGTTTCTGACTTTTCCTTTCTCATCAGTTGGACAGCACAAATCAGCATTGGTTATATAAATATCCGATCGTGTCCATCTTGTTGCCGATAAAAGTTTCTCAAAATTATCACCTGTAGCATCTCCGTGTAAAGGGATTCGAGTAAGGTTAGCTCCCCTTGGTCCAGGAGCTTCCGCAATAAACATGATATCGGCATCAAGATTTCCATTCTCATAACCCAAAACAGCTTTTTCATGTTTCATCGTTTCACAAATTATACAGTTTTTTGCTTGATCAATTAATTTGTTGTACTCTATTTCTTTATCAGTATTAGTAGTGAATATCTCTCTTCCTTTGAGAGTAAATTGAGCAAATCCTTCATAAATAAAAAAATAAATCTCAATCATTACATTATCCTTGTTTTTAAATTCGTTAATTATTTCAACTCCTTCACAAGGGATTTTTACACTTAATCCTCGTTCATCAGAAATTTTTATGTAAAAATCAAACTGGGAAGCTTCATCTGTTATCGTGATTTTTAGATTTTGCCCTCTCATATCAATACAATCTTCCCAACCATTATTATAATGCGTCATTAATCTTATTTCATAAGGTATAACAGTGTCGGCTATTTGTTTGAACCTTTCAAAATTCTCACTACTACAAGTCATGATCAGATAGGACTCCTTTCAGTATATTATTATTTTATGAGCCCTCCTAATCGTAGAAGGACTCATATTACGCATGAAATATATCGCCAAATTTTATGCGCTCCTAAATAACCAAACACACCTCACATACCATATGAGTTCAGATTGAAAAATCGACAAAAATTAGACAAAGGAACAGTCTAATTGCTTTGTATATATCGGAAAATCAATTATATAGTTCATACTCATCAACTGATTTACCGCATTTTTTTACGCTTTTTCACCCCCATCAATATCTTTGTTGTCGTTTTCATTCTTCTCTTCCATTACATCTTTATGGAACTCATAATCAGAATTTCTGTAAAATTCGTTAAAAGTTTCTTCATGTTGTGCAGTAGACTTTTTGATCGACGTAGTCGCATATCCCGCGGCTGCAAACGTTCGTCTAAGGGTGCACTCGAATTAAAGGACTAATAGGTGAATGGAACTAACATAGTCTCCATCAAAAAATCTTTTCATTCCTAGTTCTACAAATGGTTTATTCTTTTCGCTAATGGCCATGCAAAAATTTTATCTACTATTAATTCTGATGCGAGCCCTCTTTCATTCATCAATTTATCAAATAAAGGGACAAGAACCATGTTTAAAGCTATTTGTAAATGCAACATATAATTTTGCGAGAAAGCCCATTGGTAAGACTCTTCATCATTTTTAGCTTCAGCGACTTTCTTTTCATCATCTATTAATCCTTTAGTTACTAAATGATACAAGGGGTAAGTAACCATTAGTTCCTTCGTTAGCTTTTCGACATTATTAATATCAGGGGTAAAATGGATTTTGACTTGGCCATCATGTCTATCGATTCTGCTACATCTACTTCAAGATATGGTCGCATCATATTTTCTATTTCGTGAGTAGGGATTGAAACCTCCGCAGAAACAACAGATAATTCGTCGCTCTCTTCCCATTCTTTATACGCTTTTCTTATAAGTATTTTCATTACTTCAACCTTATCTGTCTTTCCGATATTCGCATAATGCCTCATCGCAAGTTCATAAAAATGGGCCTTTACCATGCTACTCTTTTGTTCTCTACCTTGTTGATGCATGGAGAGAAAAAACCTCAATTTCATACCGAGCCATCTTTTCAAACTTAACGATGCCTTTCTCCTTAGCCCAATCTCATATCTTTTTAAATTCTCCAACAAACTCACTTAAGTATTCACTGTAAGAAATCCTTTCTAGTTGTTTTACTTTATTCTTATACTGTTCCATAAAATCCCCCCTTTTCATCTATGGCAGTTATTATTACATTCATAAGCCGGCTGATTGCCATGTATTTTTTTATCCGAATTATCTGAAATTTTATCATAAAAAATTTTTACACGTCTGTTTCTTGTAGCTAGCCGCGCAAGATTCTGTACGAAGCTATCATCCATTTTTCCAAAACAACGAACCATATCAAAGGAAAAATGAAACCATGAATAAGCGAACATCACAAAAGAAAATCTTTGCCCGGCTGTTTGTCCAAAAAACAGTGTGTCGTCGATCCCCCAGTTTTTTGCACGATTGGCGGTCGACGACATTAATAATCGTTCCTTAAGCCCATTTTCCCAATTACTAGAGTACTCCTCATCGTTTCATTACATATATCGAAATGCCCTACAGCCAAAGCTAGAAGAACGTATATAGTCCAGTTTGCCGCCCTGTTCATTTTACTTTTTCCCGCAGTTTGTTGATTCGTTTCATACATCCCCTTTACATTATCGGTAACTATTACGAATAATTGTAAGTTTTAAGAGTACATCATACGAGCTTAAGTTCCCGCTGAATGACTTACTCCTTTTACAGGAAAAAAAACTGACCAAGGAAGCGAATCTTTCACCCTTGTGGCCAGTTGTTATTAAATTCCCCTATCATCATTAATCATTTGCGTTATGATGTGTTGTATGATGAAATTTATCCCACAGCTCTCATTGACTCTTCCAATCTCCTAAAACAACTCCAACTGCTCGGTTTCGCCGAGGCGTTCGAGTGATTTTGGCTCGTGATCTTGGAAGTAGGCGTAGTGGAGCCATTTTTCCTTCGTCATCACCTGCTTGCTCGGGTCGGACGATGGACGGAGGCGGCAGCTGTAAACGATCGGGAAGTAGTCTCTGAGAAATTTGCCTTCCGCATGAGCAGTTAAGGCGATGATTTGGAAGCCGAGCTGTTCAGCAATAAAGAAGACCGGGTTGAGCACGTGGTCGCTTGACGCTTTTCCGAACGGGTTGTCTAAAATGACGGTGCGGTGGCGTTTCATCATCTGCTGGATGTGCTGCTTTTTCTCGGCAACGTAGTTGAGAATGCCTAAAAAGAGCGTCATGTTTTTGCTCCATTTTTCGCCGCCAGACCAGATGTTGCTTTGCTCCCACGAATACGAGCGCGTCGTCACTTTATTGTCGTTCGTCACCTTTCGGCAGTTCACTTTCATGCCTTCGTTGTTCATGACGACTTGGAGAAGCTGCTTCGATTGCAGCCACATTTCGATTTCTTTTCTCACCTTCGCTTCGTCTTGCTGGCCGTGCTCGTTCATAAACCGTTCGGACTCGAGCTGCTGCAAAATCCATTCAATATGGTTGCGAATGCGCGTCTTGCCGACTTCTTCTTCCCACTCTGGAATCGTAAACGTGAAAATGCGCTTCCATTCGTCTCCGACTTTTACTCTTGTTTTGTTCGGGATTTGCTTCAGCTCCTCCACCAATGTGCGCAAATGGGTGTGAATATGATTAATAAACGCTTGAAGCTCCGCGTCTTTTTGCCGGATATGTTCATTCGCGTAGTTCGTCGCGCTTTCAACGCTTCGCATCATATTTTTCTTAAAGTCGATAATGTCTTCGTACGTCTCTTTATGCTCAATGCCGTTGAGCGCCATTTGCCGCATTTTCACATCTTTAATCGAAGCGTTGCAAAACTCTCTAAAAGAACGTTTCGCACGCTCGACGCGGCTTTTCGTCTCTTCGACCGCTTGTCTGCCCGCCTTTAAGCTCTCGGTGATACCTTCGATAAAACGTTGGCGCTCGTACGTAAATGCCGTTGCTTCTTCCGCGCTCAACGAAAGGGCAGCGATAGTCGGAGCATTGAAATGATGCACTTCTTTAGATAACTCTAAATGGCGTTCTGCCTGTTCAATGTTTTTCATCTTTTTCGCCAGGCGCTCATGTTCTTGGTCGAGAAACGCCTTCCGTTTCTCCAGTTCTTCTTTTTCGGTTTTCAAATGATCAGCGATCTCATCAAGCGATTCGGTAAACGGCCAACGTTCTTCATTCGGATATTGTTGTTGAAATTGCTGCTCTTTCGTTTTTAACACGCCGCTTTGCTGCTCCTTGCTGATCAAGGCATCTTGCACATCTTTGTTTAACCGCTTTAATTCCGATTGGAGAGACGCGATTTGTTCTTCTAACCGCTGCAGCACATACGGTCCGTCGCTTGGAAACGAACGCGTTTCGTCGAGGTCGCGATGCTCGCGTTTCAGCTTGTTTATTTCGTTCGTTAGCCGGTCAATTTCTCTTTGTTCAGTCTTTTGCCTCAACTTCCACTCCCTGTAGGTCGTTTCAATTCCATTAATTCGGTCTTCCAACTTACGAATTTTATCGCGAATGACACGCTCGCTTTCGCCTGAATAAAGCGGTGTAAAGGAGCGGAGCGATTGATAGTCATCGCTTCGTTCGATGTTACGGCGATCTGCTTGCAGCGATCGGATGCGCTCTTCGAGATCCTCTTTTTGTGCCAGTGCGTCTTCAAACCGCTCGTTGAGGCGCACAATGTCTTTTTCAAGCGCCGCAATCGTCTCGTTGAGCGTTTTTTCCGTTTTTCGCGCTTCTTGCACTTCTTTTTCATATTGGATATATTTATTTGCATCTTCGATTTTGGCGGTCCAACCTTTCATTTCTTGCTCGTATTGATGGATGAGCGACTGCGCTTGCGCGATTTTGGCGCGCCATTCGTTGATGCGCGCTTTTTCTTTGTCAATCGCCATTTTCAGCTGATCGATGCCGCTGATGAGCACGGCGTATTGCGTGCGAGCTGCTTCAACCGTTTTGTACGGGTGAGCTTCCAAAAACGCTCGCCATGCTTGTTGCACGTCTTGCCACCCTTTGAGTTCCACTTCTTTCTCTTGGCGGTGCTTTGTCGTTTCTTGCGCGCTCGCGTTGATTCGTTCTTTCCATGTGCGGAACGACTCTGGATCGCTCGCTTCCTCCCAATAGTGCGGCGCGATCCATTCATACAAAAGCGCTTCGTCTTCGATGCGCGCTGCTTCATCCGCTGCAAGCACGACAATCGGCAGCTGCAAGCGGTCATTTAAGTACTGCACTTTTTGCGAGAGCCGCTCCTTCGATTTTGCCGTTGTAATCAACGTCATCGGCCAGAGCGGAAACACCCGTTTCTTCGCGCGGTCTTCTTCCTCAAGCGACTGTAAGTATTCGACGCCGGTCTCTACGTAATCAAATTGGTTTTTCCACGAGGCGAGCTGCTGCGATAAAAACGGATCGGCGAAAAAGATGTCTTGTGCGCCGTACGCATCCGCGAGCCGCGAAACGATGCGTTCACGCACTAAGAGCGCCTCCCGCTCTTTCGTTCTCTTCTCGATTTCTTCGAGGAGTCTCATTTCGATCGTCGCTTCATGGGAGTAGACGCTATCAAGTGAGGCCCATTGCGGCCGGAGCGATGCGAGCTTCTTGATGAGCGCTTGCTCCTCGTTTTCGAGCGCTTTGAGTCGTTGCCCCAGTGCCCCGCATTCCGCACGCTTTGCCGCCCATTCTTGCTGGAGCACTTCTTTTTTCGCTTCCGCTTCTTGTTCCGCTTGGCTGAATTGCTTCACATCTTGGCGCATGCGGACAATTTCATCATCAAGCCACCGTTCGCGCTCAAGCCATTTCTCCCTTTCTTCTTCTACCGATTGTTGGGACGGGTTTGCTAAAATGTGCTGTTTAATTTGCTCCATGTCCCTCTCTCTCGCCTCGATGCGGCTTTGAACGGCAGCACGCTCTTCGCGGGCGTACTGCTTTTTCTGATCAAGCGCTTCTTTTTCCTTCGTCCATTGTTCAATCTGCATCTGAATCGGATTCAGCTCATAGCGAAGGCTTTGTTGTTCTTTGTCAATCGTCTCAAGCTTCTCGATGAAGCAGCCGAGCAGCGAGCGGCGCGCTCTTTCCAATTCCTCTTCGTAGTTCGCAAGTTCCTCAGCGTCCTTCAGCTTGGCGATCTCCTGCTCAATGTACGCAAGCGCTTCTTCGTGCCGTTTTCGCGCCTCTTTTCGCTCCGCCAGCTGCAGCGAATAATAGTTGCGCTCGAGCCGGGCGAGCGCCTCTTCCTTTTCTTTCTGCCGCGCGAGGACGAGTTCGTATTCGCGCTGAAGCTTTTGCCAGCGCGCTTCTTCGACTAAAATGTCATATGACGCACGCTTTTTGTTGTGCGCTGCGTAGTTCTGCTTCCAATACTCAAGCTTGTCCGCGATGTCTTTCTGCTCGTCAAGACACGCTTGCTTTTGCTTCAACGTTTCGAGCCATACCCCTTTGGCGCGCTGCTTCGCTTTTAAATAGGCGAGCTCTTCGCGATGAAGCTGTTCGTACGTGTCGACGTATCGCTCCAACTCCTGTTGGATGAGCTTGTTTTCTTCGATTGTCTCTTTCAGCTTTTTATAATGTTTGAAACTGTCTAGCTGTTTTTCAAACATATCGGCGAACAGCTTCGCGTCATGACCTACGATGGAGCTTTCGACAATCGGAATGAGCAGGCGGTCAAACAGCTGGTTCGTGCTTTTGCATTCGTCGAAAAACGATTCGACGCCGCCTTCCGAACTATTAATCTTCACCACGCTTTCCCATTCGCTTGAAATAATGTGATATTGCTCTTCGATAAACGCCTTGTATTCTTTAATCGTCGAAAACGTGCGCGCCAAGAACGATTTCTCTTTCATATGACTATAGTAGTCTTGCATTTCGCCGCGTTCCGCCGGGCGCTTTCCATCTTTCCCTTCACGCACGAACGGAAGACCTTCGATGCCGTGCGGGTCGTTCGCGTTGTATTCATAGACGTAGCGGAGCGAATCGAGTCCGTTGTTCGTCATGAACAGCGAGACCGTTGTCACGACATACCGCCTCGGTTCGTCGTTCAACATCCATTCGATGGCAATATGGGCTGGGGCGTTTTCGAGCTGCAGCGTGTTTTTAATTTTCCGGTCTGCCACATCGACATGAGGCAAAATCGCTTGCAGCACCGTTTGAATAAACACCGTTTTTCCTCCGCCATTTTCAAGCAAAATCGCCCCATTATGCCCGTCAAAGCGGAAGATTTCATCGTTGTACCGTTTGCGCCCTTCTTCATACACAACGTTCGTGAGCCGAATTTTACTGATCGCTGGCATCATCCTTCTCCCTTTCAAATCCGTAAATAAATTCAAAAATCCCGCGGTTGTATTCGACTTCCATGAAAAATCGTTGAACAATTGTTTTTGCTTTTTCCGTCAACGCGACTTCATGGTTGCCGATATCGACAATAAGACCTTGGTCGATTAAAAAGCGCCGAGCCGCGTCGATGACGCTTAAACGGCTGATCGTATTGCCGCTTTGCTTTTTCGCTGTTTCTTTAATATCGTCCATCGCATCCCATTTTTCAATAATGAGTCTCCAATTGTACGAAAACTCTTGTTCTAATTGTTTCAATTCGTCCGGGTCGTGCTGTTTCAATTGATCGATACGCTCTTGGACAAGGTGCACCCATTCGTCCATGCCTAAAAATTGCCGCGTTGGTTCTTGGCTTTGATACGTATCGTAAAAGCTGCCAAACAAGACGAGCACCGTAAAATAAAGCAAGTACAAATCGCCGTTCGTGGCACCTGAGCGAAGATAATGGCGCTTAATCCAGTCGTTGCTGACATG
This window encodes:
- a CDS encoding hypothetical protein (product_source=Hypo-rule applied; superfamily=56024), whose protein sequence is MSSTANRAKNWGIDDTLFFGQTAGQRFSFVMFAYSWFHFSFDMVRCFGKMDDSFVQNLARLATRNRRVKIFYDKISDNSDKKIHGNQPAYECNNNCHR
- a CDS encoding putative transposase/invertase (TIGR01784 family) (product_source=TIGR01784; cath_funfam=1.10.1030.10; cog=COG5464; superfamily=88659; tigrfam=TIGR01784) → MGKIKRQSGKSYAYEMRLKWLRDQLSNIRGERRAVLEEGLKQGREEGFEQGMKHLVRNIAKKGMNVKEIADLTNLAEEEVRKLLKD
- a CDS encoding hypothetical protein (product_source=Hypo-rule applied; cath_funfam=1.10.10.60; transmembrane_helix_parts=Inside_1_92,TMhelix_93_112,Outside_113_248); this encodes MRNYPEQKVIQAFQLYTVLARHGVAGEQAVQLYKSDDDIRGLLDMFSREVDCVIVLTSEQMFLVPRTKLSPFHVSNDWIKRHYLRSGATNGDLYLLYFTVLVLFGSFYDTYQSQEPTRQFLGMDEWVHLVQERIDQLKQHDPDELKQLEQEFSYNWRLIIEKWDAMDDIKETAKKQSGNTISRLSVIDAARRFLIDQGLIVDIGNHEVALTEKAKTIVQRFFMEVEYNRGIFEFIYGFEREKDDASDQ
- a CDS encoding chromosome segregation ATPase (product_source=COG1196; cath_funfam=1.20.272.10; cog=COG1196; superfamily=52540,57997) translates to MPAISKIRLTNVVYEEGRKRYNDEIFRFDGHNGAILLENGGGKTVFIQTVLQAILPHVDVADRKIKNTLQLENAPAHIAIEWMLNDEPRRYVVTTVSLFMTNNGLDSLRYVYEYNANDPHGIEGLPFVREGKDGKRPAERGEMQDYYSHMKEKSFLARTFSTIKEYKAFIEEQYHIISSEWESVVKINSSEGGVESFFDECKSTNQLFDRLLIPIVESSIVGHDAKLFADMFEKQLDSFKHYKKLKETIEENKLIQQELERYVDTYEQLHREELAYLKAKQRAKGVWLETLKQKQACLDEQKDIADKLEYWKQNYAAHNKKRASYDILVEEARWQKLQREYELVLARQKEKEEALARLERNYYSLQLAERKEARKRHEEALAYIEQEIAKLKDAEELANYEEELERARRSLLGCFIEKLETIDKEQQSLRYELNPIQMQIEQWTKEKEALDQKKQYAREERAAVQSRIEARERDMEQIKQHILANPSQQSVEEEREKWLERERWLDDEIVRMRQDVKQFSQAEQEAEAKKEVLQQEWAAKRAECGALGQRLKALENEEQALIKKLASLRPQWASLDSVYSHEATIEMRLLEEIEKRTKEREALLVRERIVSRLADAYGAQDIFFADPFLSQQLASWKNQFDYVETGVEYLQSLEEEDRAKKRVFPLWPMTLITTAKSKERLSQKVQYLNDRLQLPIVVLAADEAARIEDEALLYEWIAPHYWEEASDPESFRTWKERINASAQETTKHRQEKEVELKGWQDVQQAWRAFLEAHPYKTVEAARTQYAVLISGIDQLKMAIDKEKARINEWRAKIAQAQSLIHQYEQEMKGWTAKIEDANKYIQYEKEVQEARKTEKTLNETIAALEKDIVRLNERFEDALAQKEDLEERIRSLQADRRNIERSDDYQSLRSFTPLYSGESERVIRDKIRKLEDRINGIETTYREWKLRQKTEQREIDRLTNEINKLKREHRDLDETRSFPSDGPYVLQRLEEQIASLQSELKRLNKDVQDALISKEQQSGVLKTKEQQFQQQYPNEERWPFTESLDEIADHLKTEKEELEKRKAFLDQEHERLAKKMKNIEQAERHLELSKEVHHFNAPTIAALSLSAEEATAFTYERQRFIEGITESLKAGRQAVEETKSRVERAKRSFREFCNASIKDVKMRQMALNGIEHKETYEDIIDFKKNMMRSVESATNYANEHIRQKDAELQAFINHIHTHLRTLVEELKQIPNKTRVKVGDEWKRIFTFTIPEWEEEVGKTRIRNHIEWILQQLESERFMNEHGQQDEAKVRKEIEMWLQSKQLLQVVMNNEGMKVNCRKVTNDNKVTTRSYSWEQSNIWSGGEKWSKNMTLFLGILNYVAEKKQHIQQMMKRHRTVILDNPFGKASSDHVLNPVFFIAEQLGFQIIALTAHAEGKFLRDYFPIVYSCRLRPSSDPSKQVMTKEKWLHYAYFQDHEPKSLERLGETEQLELF
- a CDS encoding putative transposase/invertase (TIGR01784 family) (product_source=TIGR01784; pfam=PF12784; tigrfam=TIGR01784) produces the protein MPKEYLDLKMDFMFKQLFGHPSRKRITIAFLNGLLNRAGRDRIVDVQYENTELPKETEDGKMSRLDVLVFTDRSERINVEIQVVHQHDMPERVLYYWARLFSSSLSKGQEYSELPPTIMITILNYSLFPHETDRFHTVFHLREDKEHFLWSPHLEFHAIDLSQFIPF
- a CDS encoding sugar/nucleoside kinase (ribokinase family) (product_source=COG0524; cath_funfam=3.30.500.20; cog=COG0524; superfamily=53613), whose product is MRKREVDEEILNELDVLVMNEQEIREALEEWEKLSVSLENRMRMKCG
- a CDS encoding hypothetical protein (product_source=Hypo-rule applied), producing MYHLVTKGLIDDEKKVAEAKNDEESYQWAFSQNYMLHLQIALNMVLVPLFDKLMNERGLASELIVDKIFAWPLAKRINHL
- a CDS encoding hypothetical protein (product_source=Hypo-rule applied), with amino-acid sequence MHQQGREQKSSMVKAHFYELAMRHYANIGKTDKVEVMKILIRKAYKEWEESDELSVVSAEVSIPTHEIENMMRPYLEVDVAESIDMMAKSKSILPLILIMSKS
- a CDS encoding uracil-DNA glycosylase family 4 (product_source=TIGR00758; cath_funfam=3.40.470.10; cog=COG1573; pfam=PF03167; smart=SM00986; superfamily=52141; tigrfam=TIGR00758), translating into MTCSSENFERFKQIADTVIPYEIRLMTHYNNGWEDCIDMRGQNLKITITDEASQFDFYIKISDERGLSVKIPCEGVEIINEFKNKDNVMIEIYFFIYEGFAQFTLKGREIFTTNTDKEIEYNKLIDQAKNCIICETMKHEKAVLGYENGNLDADIMFIAEAPGPRGANLTRIPLHGDATGDNFEKLLSATRWTRSDIYITNADLCCPTDEKGKVRNPSKQEIKNCHSYLARIIELINPKVIVTLGKKALEALKEIEPHQLVLNKDVATFSKWNGRFVYPLYHPSPQVIKTGIRPFEQQRTDFKQLEYNYRFRISKGLEPIKFKSK
- a CDS encoding hypothetical protein (product_source=Hypo-rule applied), with amino-acid sequence MEQYKNKVKQLERISYSEYLSEFVGEFKKI